The proteins below come from a single Candidatus Binatia bacterium genomic window:
- a CDS encoding ABC transporter substrate-binding protein, which yields MTPNALPFALVICCALLVSIEATAEEAKRIYYGTTASPAHLPVWVARDAGLFAQRGLQVEPVQVRGGSLITLAIITNDLPFSGVGAESVVAARASGGDVVLLACPIDADPVYLIARPEIKSPSDLKGQASGVTRYGSSTHFYLRSALKHVGLDPDRDLIVMQLGAGPEMVAALETNRIQAAALTTRYAIPFLQRGWPVLVDLSKTDLVYPSSCVASSRAFIKAQPRTTEDFLRAYVAGIKLIKKDHAFAEKSFSKWLREKDPVIVQKSVAAYARLFKTAPIVPDKGIENVVKDLLKTRPEFKEYLGWPEPFRENGPLEKVLLEK from the coding sequence ATGACTCCGAACGCGCTTCCATTTGCCCTTGTTATCTGTTGTGCGCTCCTGGTGAGCATCGAGGCGACCGCTGAGGAGGCGAAGCGCATTTATTACGGCACCACGGCTTCGCCCGCCCATCTTCCAGTATGGGTCGCGAGAGACGCCGGGTTGTTCGCTCAGCGCGGCCTCCAGGTCGAGCCGGTGCAGGTTCGCGGCGGCTCGCTGATCACGTTGGCGATCATCACCAACGATCTGCCCTTTTCCGGCGTGGGCGCGGAGTCGGTCGTCGCCGCGCGCGCGTCCGGGGGCGACGTCGTTTTGCTCGCCTGCCCGATCGACGCCGATCCGGTTTACTTGATCGCGCGGCCCGAAATCAAAAGTCCCTCGGACCTCAAGGGACAGGCCAGCGGCGTGACGCGCTACGGATCGAGCACGCACTTTTATCTGAGGTCGGCGCTGAAACACGTCGGGCTCGACCCGGATCGAGACCTGATCGTCATGCAGTTGGGCGCGGGCCCGGAAATGGTCGCCGCGCTGGAAACCAATCGCATCCAGGCCGCGGCGCTCACGACCCGCTACGCGATTCCTTTTTTGCAGCGCGGCTGGCCCGTGCTCGTCGATTTGAGCAAGACGGATCTGGTTTATCCCTCTTCGTGCGTCGCCAGCAGCCGCGCCTTTATCAAGGCCCAGCCCAGGACAACCGAAGATTTTCTCCGCGCCTACGTCGCCGGCATCAAGCTCATTAAAAAAGATCATGCCTTTGCGGAGAAGTCTTTTTCCAAATGGCTCAGGGAAAAAGATCCCGTCATCGTGCAAAAATCCGTCGCCGCTTACGCGCGCCTCTTCAAGACGGCGCCCATCGTGCCGGACAAGGGAATCGAGAACGTCGTGAAAGACTTGCTGAAGACCCGGCCGGAGTTCAAAGAATATTTAGGATGGCCGGAGCCGTTCCGTGAAAACGGCCCCCTGGAAAAAGTTCTGTTGGAGAAGTAG
- a CDS encoding universal stress protein, whose product MKRFRRILHATDFSTASKRAFEIAVEFAKQNRAELLLVHVLVPHVIYPPDAEADPTFYLELERTTRRQAQSSLDALVGQVKRRKVKVKGLLLRGTAHDQIVRSAKNRRADMIVIGTHGRTGISKLLMGSVAGRVISEATCPVLTVRGK is encoded by the coding sequence ATGAAACGTTTCCGCCGCATCCTGCATGCCACCGATTTCTCCACCGCGTCCAAGCGCGCCTTCGAGATAGCGGTCGAATTCGCCAAGCAAAATAGGGCGGAGCTGCTTCTGGTTCACGTGCTGGTGCCGCACGTCATCTATCCGCCGGATGCCGAGGCCGATCCTACATTCTACCTCGAGCTGGAAAGGACCACGCGGCGCCAGGCGCAATCTTCTCTGGACGCGCTGGTCGGCCAAGTCAAAAGAAGGAAAGTCAAAGTGAAGGGTCTTCTGCTCAGAGGGACGGCGCACGATCAGATCGTTCGCTCGGCCAAGAACCGCCGCGCCGACATGATCGTGATCGGCACGCACGGACGAACCGGCATATCCAAATTGCTCATGGGCAGCGTCGCCGGGCGGGTGATCTCCGAAGCCACTTGCCCGGTGCTGACGGTCCGGGGGAAGTAA
- a CDS encoding LapA family protein, whose amino-acid sequence MLALLIAVLFGLAIGYFATQNTTPVTIRLAEYALEEIPLYLVVVGSLLIGLFIAWILYIAQFLSAKLTIYGRDQVVRKTRRTVADLEHRVHELEVENERLRAREPYPSDEREQVYHRHPSVAP is encoded by the coding sequence ATGCTGGCTTTACTCATTGCCGTCCTTTTCGGTTTGGCGATCGGTTATTTCGCGACGCAAAATACCACTCCGGTGACGATCCGGCTGGCCGAATATGCGCTGGAGGAAATTCCGTTGTATCTCGTCGTCGTGGGCTCGCTGCTGATCGGACTTTTCATCGCCTGGATTCTTTATATCGCCCAGTTTCTTTCGGCAAAATTGACGATCTACGGAAGAGACCAGGTCGTGAGAAAAACCCGGCGGACGGTGGCCGATCTGGAACATAGGGTCCACGAGCTCGAGGTCGAAAACGAACGGCTGAGGGCGCGGGAGCCTTATCCGTCCGATGAACGAGAGCAGGTTTATCATCGGCACCCTTCGGTCGCGCCTTGA
- a CDS encoding tetratricopeptide repeat protein, translating to MSHPQIDKRDGAGAPDLLRSHYEGNRLAQEGRLAEAISQWELSLKDAPRSVSTHYNLGVAYYQKKDFPKALAHWETVVALDPGHGEANYALGLAYCGQGLLDHAIGAFQRHLKTKPNHPGALNNLGLALAQQGRFDEAIQHFVGAVKADPKHAEAYYNLGTALYEQGKLAEAIEALSKTIALQNDHAAAYHNLGLCHERLGDCEAGEKAFREAQRLEPNYAPTYFNLGLLYHQWQRYEDAIANYLQAKALGFDNSLLRYKLGLVYAAVDKKYEALKVWQSALTEDADGPLAAEIHAQITVLFT from the coding sequence ATGAGTCATCCACAGATCGATAAGCGGGACGGCGCCGGCGCACCGGATCTTTTGCGTAGCCACTACGAGGGGAACCGGCTCGCGCAGGAAGGCCGTCTCGCAGAGGCTATCTCCCAGTGGGAGCTGTCTTTGAAGGATGCCCCACGGTCGGTTTCGACCCATTATAATCTGGGCGTCGCATACTACCAGAAAAAGGATTTTCCCAAGGCGTTGGCCCATTGGGAAACCGTGGTCGCACTCGACCCCGGCCACGGGGAGGCGAATTACGCGTTGGGGCTCGCGTATTGCGGGCAGGGATTATTGGACCACGCCATCGGCGCCTTTCAAAGGCATCTGAAAACCAAGCCGAACCATCCCGGCGCGCTCAACAATCTCGGCCTCGCGCTGGCGCAGCAAGGCCGCTTCGATGAAGCCATTCAGCATTTTGTCGGCGCCGTTAAGGCCGATCCCAAGCACGCCGAGGCCTATTACAATCTCGGCACCGCCCTGTACGAGCAGGGGAAACTTGCGGAAGCGATCGAGGCCTTGAGCAAAACGATCGCGCTCCAGAACGATCACGCCGCCGCTTACCACAATCTCGGTCTCTGCCACGAGCGCCTGGGAGACTGCGAAGCGGGAGAAAAGGCTTTCCGTGAAGCGCAGCGCCTCGAGCCGAATTATGCGCCGACGTATTTTAATCTCGGGCTTCTCTATCACCAGTGGCAGAGATATGAGGACGCGATCGCCAACTACCTGCAGGCCAAGGCGCTCGGATTCGACAACTCGCTCCTGCGCTATAAATTAGGGCTCGTCTACGCGGCGGTCGATAAGAAGTACGAGGCGCTCAAAGTGTGGCAGTCCGCGTTGACGGAGGACGCCGACGGTCCTTTGGCCGCGGAAATTCACGCGCAGATCACGGTTCTCTTCACCTGA